One Ethanoligenens harbinense YUAN-3 genomic window carries:
- the recJ gene encoding single-stranded-DNA-specific exonuclease RecJ, translated as MREWIIGAPEEQAARTLRDAGASPVLARLLALRGFADADGAQAFLDCAGTLHDPLLLADMPRAAERVRQAIEKKETIAVYGDYDVDGVTAAALLTGYLREQGADAFAYLPERESEGYGLNSPALARLRACGAALCITVDTGISALEEAESAREWGLDLIVTDHHEPHAELPGAFAVVDPKRPDCPYPFKGLAGVGVAFKLACAVEGPGSETALFARYGDLLCLGTVADVVPLLDENRVLVKRGLDMFAQAGRPGLAALLEQAGAGGKAPNASLLAFTVAPRINAAGRMDSALPALELLLTASPARAKTLAEHLCACNDARKREEARILEETEAVIHADGLLQNKVLIVAGEGWADGVIGIVAARLTERFERPAMVLSFGEDGVGRASCRSFEGFALHKALSACAPLLEKYGGHALAAGFSIRRENLPAFRETVEAFAADCDILPVLRLDCALDAEDLTLAAAEDCARLEPCGAENPAPLFYLEDVLVAEVRPLSGGKHLRLACRMGGRPFDALVFGAERMGRTFAKGDVLDLAAELSVNEWQGRRSLSVLVRAVRESAALARQRARYRRLRAGEEDGAPPGRKACALVWRTLAAHDGGVLEPKRVCGALRLQMPELDYTQFLLILDVFRETGLAAFSRGEGGLAVRVETDMKVRLEDSPLMRRLMGAGGHSPHVSSGRV; from the coding sequence TTGCGCGAATGGATCATCGGCGCGCCGGAGGAACAGGCCGCGCGCACCCTGCGGGACGCGGGCGCATCCCCGGTGCTGGCCCGTCTGCTCGCCCTGCGCGGCTTTGCGGACGCGGACGGCGCGCAGGCGTTCCTCGACTGCGCGGGCACGCTGCACGATCCGTTGCTGCTGGCGGATATGCCCCGCGCGGCAGAGCGCGTGCGGCAGGCCATTGAGAAGAAAGAAACAATCGCCGTTTACGGAGACTACGACGTGGACGGCGTGACGGCCGCCGCGCTGCTTACCGGCTACCTGCGCGAACAGGGCGCGGACGCATTCGCCTACCTGCCCGAGCGAGAGAGCGAGGGCTATGGTCTGAACAGTCCGGCGCTTGCCCGGCTGCGCGCCTGCGGCGCAGCGCTCTGCATCACGGTGGACACCGGCATCTCCGCGCTGGAGGAAGCCGAATCCGCGCGTGAATGGGGGCTGGATCTCATCGTCACCGACCACCATGAGCCGCACGCGGAGTTGCCGGGCGCCTTCGCGGTGGTGGACCCCAAGCGGCCGGACTGCCCCTATCCGTTCAAGGGGCTGGCGGGCGTGGGCGTGGCGTTCAAGCTGGCCTGCGCCGTGGAGGGACCGGGGAGTGAAACCGCGCTGTTTGCGCGATACGGCGACCTGCTCTGTCTGGGCACGGTGGCGGATGTGGTGCCGCTGCTGGATGAAAACCGTGTGCTGGTAAAACGGGGGCTGGACATGTTCGCACAGGCGGGCAGGCCGGGGCTGGCCGCGCTTTTGGAACAGGCGGGTGCGGGCGGCAAAGCGCCAAACGCGTCTTTGCTGGCGTTCACCGTCGCGCCGCGTATCAACGCTGCCGGGCGGATGGACAGCGCCCTGCCCGCGCTGGAACTGCTTCTCACCGCGTCTCCCGCGCGGGCGAAGACGCTGGCGGAGCACCTCTGCGCCTGCAACGACGCGCGCAAGCGCGAAGAAGCGCGTATTTTGGAGGAAACCGAAGCCGTCATCCACGCGGATGGCCTGCTGCAGAACAAAGTGCTCATCGTGGCGGGCGAAGGCTGGGCCGACGGCGTGATCGGCATTGTGGCGGCGCGCCTGACCGAACGTTTCGAGCGTCCGGCCATGGTGCTTTCGTTCGGGGAGGACGGCGTGGGGCGCGCGTCCTGTCGCAGTTTCGAGGGGTTTGCGCTGCATAAGGCGCTGAGCGCGTGCGCGCCGCTGCTCGAAAAATACGGCGGGCACGCGCTGGCGGCGGGGTTTTCCATCCGGAGGGAGAACCTGCCCGCGTTCCGCGAGACGGTGGAAGCGTTTGCGGCGGACTGCGACATCCTGCCCGTGCTGCGGCTGGACTGCGCGCTGGACGCGGAAGACCTGACGCTGGCTGCGGCCGAGGACTGCGCCCGGCTCGAACCCTGCGGTGCGGAAAACCCCGCTCCGCTGTTCTATCTGGAAGACGTGCTGGTGGCGGAGGTGCGGCCGCTCTCGGGCGGAAAGCACCTGCGGCTTGCCTGCCGGATGGGCGGGCGGCCGTTTGACGCGCTGGTTTTCGGCGCGGAGCGGATGGGCCGGACGTTCGCCAAAGGCGATGTGCTCGACTTGGCCGCGGAGCTTTCGGTGAACGAGTGGCAGGGGCGGCGCAGCCTGTCCGTGCTGGTGCGCGCCGTGCGGGAGAGCGCGGCGCTTGCGCGCCAGCGGGCGCGTTACCGGCGTCTGCGCGCGGGCGAGGAAGACGGCGCGCCGCCCGGCCGGAAAGCCTGCGCGCTGGTCTGGCGCACGCTCGCGGCGCACGACGGCGGCGTGCTCGAACCCAAACGTGTCTGCGGCGCGCTGCGCCTGCAGATGCCGGAGCTGGACTATACGCAGTTTCTGCTCATTTTGGACGTGTTCCGCGAAACCGGGCTGGCGGCGTTTTCGCGGGGCGAAGGCGGCCTGGCGGTGCGTGTGGAAACGGATATGAAGGTGCGGCTGGAAGACAGCCCGCTCATGCGGCGGCTGATGGGCGCAGGCGGGCATAGCCCGCATGTAAGCTCAGGGCGGGTATAG
- a CDS encoding RelA/SpoT family protein, with protein sequence MDEMLAGLLQKIKESGMPYDVPKITAAYELAHRAHDGQFRKSGDPYIIHPVAVATILVNLGLDTDSLCAALLHDVVEDTGVPLENIRKQFGSDVALLVDGVTKVGRVAHYSREEQQAESIRKMLLAMAKDIRVILIKLADRLHNMRTLDAMTSQKQLDISLGTMEVYAPIAHRLGIRTVKDELEDLSIRHLDPVAYHEIEVALKKRKDEREAILQSIQNRIAERLQSLHMNVHIEGRVKSIYGIYRKVYMKGRAFEQIYDIYAVRVIVDTVNECYNILGVIHDLMKPVPGRFKDYISTPKPNMYQSLHTTVIGKEGVPIEVQIRTWDMHHTAEYGIAAHWKYKLGIQSSKDKGSLESRLEWVRQLLEVQTDVKDAEDFIHSLKTDLAPDEVYVFTPRGDVINLPARSTPIDFAYAIHSEVGHRMTGAKIDGKIVPLTYELQTGQIVEVLTTSATGHGPSRDWLNIARTSEARSKIRAWFKKERREENIAEGRSEIEREFRRIGILLSGAALEEFLEGVAKRQHFNGTDEFLAAIGYGGIVLSKVIPRIKDDYVKQVHPEKIQLPENVTPRHSAGGIIVEGLDNCLVKLSRCCNPLPGDEIVGFITRGFGVSIHKRDCPNVVKNLKNPEYDGRFVHAHWAEHLNTPFKAGLRILSGDRYGLLADITSALAAMHIGIHAVNARELKNGAVEILITVDVAGTKQLENVLNRMRHIEGVQEVTRSGSAGPEAG encoded by the coding sequence ATGGATGAGATGTTGGCAGGGTTGCTGCAAAAAATAAAAGAGAGCGGCATGCCGTATGACGTGCCGAAAATCACGGCGGCATATGAGCTGGCGCACAGGGCACACGACGGGCAGTTCCGCAAATCGGGCGACCCGTATATCATCCATCCGGTGGCGGTGGCGACGATTCTGGTCAACCTCGGGCTGGACACCGATTCGCTTTGTGCCGCGCTGCTGCACGATGTGGTGGAGGACACGGGCGTGCCCCTCGAGAACATCCGCAAGCAGTTCGGCAGCGATGTGGCCCTGCTGGTGGACGGTGTGACCAAAGTAGGCCGGGTAGCGCATTATTCCCGCGAGGAGCAGCAGGCGGAGAGCATTCGTAAGATGCTGCTGGCCATGGCGAAGGATATTCGCGTTATCCTCATCAAGCTGGCCGACCGGCTGCACAACATGCGCACGCTCGATGCGATGACCTCGCAGAAGCAGTTGGATATCTCGCTGGGCACCATGGAGGTCTACGCCCCCATCGCGCACCGGCTCGGCATCCGCACCGTGAAGGACGAGTTGGAGGATCTCTCCATCCGGCACCTCGACCCCGTCGCCTATCACGAGATCGAGGTGGCGCTCAAAAAGCGTAAGGATGAGCGCGAAGCCATTCTTCAGTCCATTCAGAACCGCATCGCCGAGCGCCTGCAGAGCCTGCACATGAACGTGCACATCGAAGGGCGCGTCAAGAGCATCTACGGCATCTACCGCAAGGTGTATATGAAGGGGCGGGCGTTCGAGCAGATTTATGACATCTATGCCGTGCGTGTGATCGTGGACACCGTGAATGAATGCTACAATATCCTTGGCGTGATTCACGACCTGATGAAGCCCGTTCCCGGCCGCTTCAAGGATTATATCTCCACCCCAAAACCCAATATGTACCAGTCGCTCCACACCACCGTCATCGGCAAGGAGGGCGTGCCCATCGAGGTGCAGATCCGCACCTGGGACATGCATCACACCGCGGAATACGGCATCGCGGCGCACTGGAAATACAAGCTGGGCATCCAGAGCAGCAAGGACAAAGGCTCGCTCGAATCCCGGCTGGAGTGGGTGCGCCAGCTGCTGGAGGTGCAGACCGACGTCAAGGACGCGGAGGATTTCATTCACTCGCTCAAGACCGATCTCGCGCCCGACGAGGTGTATGTCTTCACGCCGCGCGGCGATGTCATCAACCTGCCGGCCCGGTCCACCCCCATCGACTTCGCCTACGCCATCCACAGCGAGGTGGGCCACCGCATGACGGGCGCGAAGATCGACGGCAAGATCGTGCCGCTTACCTATGAGCTCCAGACCGGGCAGATCGTGGAGGTGCTCACCACCTCCGCGACGGGGCACGGTCCCAGCCGCGACTGGCTGAACATCGCACGCACCAGCGAGGCGCGCAGCAAGATCCGCGCGTGGTTTAAAAAAGAGCGGCGCGAGGAGAACATTGCCGAGGGCCGCTCGGAGATCGAGCGCGAGTTTAGGCGCATCGGCATTTTGCTGAGCGGCGCCGCGCTTGAGGAATTCCTGGAAGGCGTGGCGAAGCGGCAGCATTTCAACGGCACCGACGAATTCCTGGCGGCCATCGGCTACGGCGGCATCGTGCTTTCCAAGGTCATCCCGCGCATCAAAGACGACTATGTCAAGCAGGTGCACCCGGAGAAGATCCAACTGCCCGAGAACGTCACGCCCCGCCACAGTGCGGGCGGCATCATCGTGGAAGGGCTGGACAACTGTCTGGTCAAGCTTTCCCGCTGCTGCAACCCGCTGCCGGGGGACGAGATTGTCGGGTTTATCACGCGCGGTTTCGGGGTGTCCATCCACAAGCGGGACTGCCCCAATGTGGTCAAGAACCTCAAAAACCCCGAATACGACGGACGGTTCGTGCACGCGCACTGGGCCGAGCACCTGAACACGCCGTTTAAGGCGGGGCTGCGTATCCTCTCCGGCGACCGCTACGGTCTGCTGGCGGATATTACCTCTGCGCTGGCCGCCATGCACATCGGCATCCACGCGGTCAACGCGCGCGAACTGAAGAATGGCGCGGTGGAAATTCTCATCACCGTGGACGTGGCAGGCACCAAGCAGCTTGAAAACGTACTGAACCGGATGCGCCACATCGAGGGCGTGCAGGAAGTCACCCGTTCCGGCAGCGCGGGCCCGGAAGCCGGCTGA
- a CDS encoding DUF1015 domain-containing protein encodes MEKKLQWGAFGPADILLPRGCSMQKWSVVACDQYTSEPEYWDEVEKFVGDAPSTLRLMFPEVYLDKEDPAARIQEIHAAMRAYLDAGRFSRLKDSFVYLERRLPSGAVRRGLVGAVDLEQYDYSPGSASPIRPTEGTVVARIKPRMQIREGAPIELSHVMLLIDDPDGTVIEPIARHKGALAPLYNFDLMQNGGHLSGWWLPADQAGAVRQALAALASPEAFAKKYGLPDRPVLAYASGDGNHSLATARACYEHLKEKIGDAAKSHPARYAMVELVNIHDESLIFEPIHRVLTGVDAAKLRHDFITAMAADGGSLDSGDPARRVRFLHEGGDVTAYLGGDVLPVGMVQDFLDGWMQENGGKIDYVHGDEVTARLGTQPGAASFLLPALGKSALFASVARDGALPRKTFSMGDANEKRFYLECRRITEDA; translated from the coding sequence ATGGAAAAAAAGCTGCAATGGGGGGCGTTCGGCCCCGCGGATATTTTGCTGCCGCGTGGCTGCAGCATGCAGAAATGGAGCGTGGTGGCCTGCGACCAGTACACCAGCGAGCCGGAATATTGGGATGAAGTGGAGAAATTTGTGGGTGACGCGCCTTCCACGCTGCGGCTGATGTTCCCGGAGGTCTACCTCGACAAGGAGGACCCCGCCGCGCGCATCCAAGAGATTCACGCCGCCATGCGCGCTTATCTGGACGCGGGGCGTTTTTCCAGGCTGAAAGACAGCTTTGTCTATCTGGAACGCAGGCTGCCTTCCGGCGCGGTGCGGCGCGGCCTGGTGGGCGCGGTCGATCTGGAACAGTATGATTACAGCCCGGGTTCCGCTTCGCCCATCCGTCCCACCGAAGGCACGGTGGTGGCGCGCATCAAGCCCCGGATGCAGATCCGCGAGGGCGCGCCCATTGAACTGTCGCATGTGATGCTGCTGATCGACGATCCGGACGGCACGGTCATCGAGCCCATCGCCCGGCACAAGGGCGCGCTCGCGCCGCTTTACAATTTCGATCTGATGCAGAACGGCGGGCATCTGAGCGGCTGGTGGCTGCCGGCCGACCAGGCGGGCGCGGTGCGGCAGGCGCTGGCGGCGTTGGCTTCCCCCGAGGCCTTTGCCAAAAAGTACGGCCTGCCGGACAGGCCGGTGCTTGCTTATGCGTCGGGCGACGGCAACCATTCGCTGGCCACGGCCCGCGCGTGCTACGAGCATCTCAAGGAAAAGATCGGCGACGCGGCGAAGAGCCACCCCGCGCGGTACGCCATGGTGGAACTCGTCAACATCCACGACGAATCGCTCATCTTCGAACCCATCCACCGGGTGCTGACCGGGGTGGACGCCGCCAAGCTGCGCCATGATTTCATCACCGCCATGGCGGCGGACGGCGGCTCGCTGGACAGCGGCGACCCGGCGCGCCGGGTGCGCTTTCTGCATGAGGGCGGCGATGTGACGGCCTATCTGGGCGGCGACGTTCTGCCGGTGGGCATGGTGCAGGATTTCCTGGATGGCTGGATGCAGGAGAACGGCGGAAAGATCGACTATGTCCATGGCGACGAGGTGACCGCCCGGCTGGGCACACAGCCGGGCGCGGCGTCGTTTTTGCTGCCCGCCCTCGGCAAATCGGCGCTGTTCGCGTCCGTCGCGCGGGACGGCGCGCTGCCCCGCAAGACGTTCTCGATGGGCGATGCCAATGAAAAGCGGTTCTATCTGGAATGCCGCCGCATCACGGAGGACGCGTGA
- the dtd gene encoding D-aminoacyl-tRNA deacylase, with amino-acid sequence MRAVIQRVRHACVRVDGQVTGQIGTGLFVLLGVEQADTLKDAQALATKTAGLRIFSDESGKMCLGASDVGGGFLVVSNFTLYGDCRKGRRPDFTRAAGAAQAQALYRAFVQALCEACAPAGLPVETGLFGADMRIEMDGDGPVTLVLDTAEWR; translated from the coding sequence GTGAGGGCGGTTATCCAGCGCGTGCGCCATGCGTGCGTGCGGGTGGACGGCCAGGTGACCGGGCAGATCGGCACGGGGCTGTTCGTGCTTCTCGGCGTGGAGCAGGCGGATACTCTAAAGGACGCGCAGGCGCTGGCGACCAAGACCGCCGGGCTGCGCATCTTTTCAGACGAGTCGGGTAAAATGTGCCTGGGCGCGTCCGACGTGGGCGGCGGCTTTCTGGTAGTGTCCAATTTCACGCTCTATGGGGACTGCCGCAAGGGCAGGCGGCCGGATTTCACCCGCGCGGCGGGCGCGGCGCAGGCGCAGGCGCTTTACCGCGCGTTTGTGCAGGCGCTCTGCGAAGCCTGCGCCCCCGCCGGTCTGCCGGTGGAGACGGGACTGTTCGGCGCGGACATGCGCATCGAGATGGACGGCGACGGCCCGGTGACGCTGGTGCTGGACACGGCGGAATGGAGGTAA
- a CDS encoding MBL fold metallo-hydrolase, with protein MHIQYLRVGRLETNCYIVCNDETKRCAVIDPGADAARIIDAVRRSGCAPDMILLTHGHFDHIGAVRELLAEFGCKLAAPKAELDFLNNPHRNLHSSMSGEDFVPFAPDILFEDGDTVEAAGLSFKALHTPGHTPGSSCLLCDDVLFTGDTLFAGSAGRTDFPGGDPAAMRASLRKLAMLAGNYQVLPGHGPFSTLEKERVENPYLEGAADA; from the coding sequence ATGCATATCCAGTATCTGCGGGTGGGGCGGTTGGAGACCAACTGCTACATCGTTTGCAACGACGAGACCAAACGGTGCGCGGTCATCGACCCCGGGGCGGACGCGGCTCGCATCATCGACGCCGTGCGCCGGAGCGGCTGCGCGCCCGACATGATTTTGCTCACCCACGGGCATTTCGATCACATCGGCGCCGTGCGGGAGCTGCTGGCAGAGTTCGGCTGCAAGCTGGCGGCGCCGAAAGCGGAGCTGGACTTCCTGAACAATCCGCACCGCAACCTGCATTCCTCCATGAGTGGGGAGGATTTCGTGCCGTTCGCGCCGGACATCCTGTTTGAGGACGGCGACACGGTGGAGGCTGCCGGATTGTCTTTTAAAGCGCTGCACACGCCGGGGCACACGCCCGGCTCCTCCTGCCTGCTCTGCGACGACGTGCTCTTTACCGGGGACACGCTGTTTGCCGGCAGCGCGGGCCGCACCGATTTTCCGGGCGGCGACCCCGCCGCCATGCGCGCGTCTTTGCGCAAGCTGGCTATGTTGGCGGGCAACTATCAAGTGCTGCCGGGGCACGGGCCGTTTTCCACATTGGAGAAAGAACGTGTGGAAAACCCCTATCTGGAGGGTGCGGCGGACGCATGA
- the hemZ gene encoding coproporphyrinogen dehydrogenase HemZ → MKLYLLGHAMRYEAGNLCFLFFPGEKIDEETDLAARGDFYAITRIRRGRTHTRALVLLVQGGKTARAHVFFQNDAPDPVKAGEHALGRAFIEAGERLCGFRPPWGILTGIRPVKLMRELLASGMDEEQAARRFTEELRVSPQKTALCVRTAGEETRITALSTLRSASLYISIPFCPTRCLYCSFISHDVEKTKKLLPAYVDRLCEELAAVGALVRRLGLRLETIYMGGGTPTSLSAPMLAQVFDAVRAAFSLDSLREYTVEAGRPDTITPEKLAAIRAGGCTRLCINPQTLDADILRRIGRAHTPEQFFEAFHMARGAGFSSINTDLIAGLPGDTPAGFSRTLDALLPLAPEGVTVHTLAMKRSSRLVSEGGARYDARGGEVERMLEDAYARLDAAGLAPYYLYRQRNTAGNLENTGFAKPGHEGLYNVFIMDETHTILAAGAGGVTKMRQPGGTRIERVFNFKYPYEYLARFDEVLARKQQVEAFYGGRFAKDSR, encoded by the coding sequence ATGAAACTCTATCTGCTTGGGCACGCTATGCGGTACGAGGCGGGAAACCTCTGCTTTCTCTTTTTCCCCGGCGAAAAGATCGACGAAGAAACCGACCTGGCCGCGCGCGGCGATTTTTACGCGATCACGCGTATCCGGCGGGGCAGGACGCATACCCGCGCGCTGGTTCTGCTTGTGCAGGGCGGCAAAACCGCCCGTGCCCACGTGTTTTTCCAAAATGACGCGCCCGATCCCGTCAAGGCGGGCGAACACGCGCTGGGCCGGGCGTTTATCGAGGCGGGCGAACGGCTTTGCGGATTCCGCCCGCCGTGGGGCATCCTCACCGGCATCCGCCCCGTGAAGCTGATGCGGGAACTGCTCGCTTCGGGCATGGATGAAGAACAGGCCGCGCGCCGTTTTACGGAAGAACTGCGTGTCTCCCCACAGAAGACCGCCCTCTGCGTGCGCACCGCCGGAGAGGAAACGCGCATCACCGCGCTTTCCACGCTGCGGTCGGCCAGCCTGTATATCTCCATTCCGTTTTGTCCCACCCGCTGCCTGTACTGCTCATTCATCTCGCACGATGTGGAAAAGACGAAAAAGCTCCTGCCTGCCTATGTGGACAGACTTTGTGAGGAACTGGCGGCGGTGGGCGCGTTGGTGCGGCGGCTTGGTCTGCGGCTGGAGACCATTTATATGGGCGGCGGCACGCCCACCTCGCTTTCCGCGCCCATGCTCGCGCAGGTCTTCGACGCGGTGCGCGCCGCGTTCTCATTGGACAGTTTGCGTGAATATACTGTGGAAGCCGGGCGGCCGGACACCATCACGCCCGAAAAGCTCGCCGCCATCCGTGCGGGCGGCTGCACCCGCCTGTGCATCAACCCGCAGACGCTGGATGCGGACATATTGCGGCGCATCGGCCGGGCGCACACGCCGGAGCAGTTTTTTGAGGCGTTCCATATGGCGCGCGGGGCGGGTTTTTCCTCGATCAACACCGACCTCATCGCGGGCCTGCCGGGCGACACGCCCGCCGGTTTTTCCCGCACGCTCGATGCGCTGCTGCCCCTCGCGCCCGAGGGCGTGACGGTGCACACGCTGGCCATGAAGCGTTCCTCCCGGCTGGTGTCCGAAGGCGGGGCGCGGTACGACGCACGCGGCGGCGAGGTGGAACGCATGCTGGAAGACGCCTACGCCCGGCTGGATGCGGCGGGACTCGCACCGTATTATCTCTACCGCCAGCGCAATACGGCGGGCAATCTCGAAAACACCGGCTTTGCCAAACCCGGGCATGAGGGGTTGTATAACGTCTTCATCATGGATGAGACGCACACCATTCTCGCGGCGGGCGCGGGCGGCGTGACCAAGATGCGGCAGCCGGGCGGTACCCGCATCGAGCGGGTGTTCAATTTCAAATATCCGTATGAGTACCTTGCGCGGTTCGACGAGGTGCTTGCACGCAAGCAACAGGTGGAGGCATTTTATGGCGGCAGGTTTGCCAAAGATTCTCGTTGA
- a CDS encoding uridine kinase family protein, whose protein sequence is MAAGLPKILVEDVNRRAADAKQFFQECNARYEHDLAQVVEDIAQRAGRHRQFILLAGPSASGKTTTSLKLKAGLMARGIRAVTVSLDDFFKDRAETPLQPDGKPDYESPAALDLDLFTQVTEELLEKEKASFPIFDFKLARRGEKMRRLELPQGSVAVVEGLHALNPLVASCLPDERVFRLYVSVSSEFADADGNVLLSARDIRLVRRVLRDYRFRASSAAHTLELWEDVCRGEDAFVRPFKPLADRTLDTVFACEPCLFAGMALWHFESAWEDGPFTHEARRLVAAMKQFPRISQRVIPPACLLREFLGGSLYLNKKTIRRRRGYGSRPHAAGQAPATGG, encoded by the coding sequence ATGGCGGCAGGTTTGCCAAAGATTCTCGTTGAGGATGTCAATCGCCGGGCGGCGGACGCGAAACAGTTTTTTCAGGAGTGCAACGCGCGTTACGAACACGATCTGGCGCAGGTGGTGGAGGACATCGCGCAGCGCGCGGGGCGCCACCGGCAGTTCATCCTGCTGGCGGGGCCGTCCGCCTCGGGGAAGACGACCACCTCGCTTAAGCTCAAGGCGGGCCTGATGGCGCGGGGCATTCGCGCCGTCACCGTTTCGCTGGACGATTTTTTTAAAGACCGCGCCGAAACGCCGCTTCAGCCGGACGGAAAGCCGGACTATGAATCGCCCGCGGCGCTCGATCTGGACCTGTTCACGCAGGTCACGGAAGAACTGCTGGAAAAGGAGAAGGCGTCGTTCCCGATCTTTGATTTCAAGCTGGCGCGCCGCGGCGAGAAAATGCGCCGGTTGGAGCTTCCGCAGGGCAGCGTGGCGGTAGTGGAGGGGCTGCACGCGCTCAATCCGCTGGTGGCGTCCTGCCTGCCCGACGAGCGCGTGTTCCGGCTGTATGTCAGCGTCAGCTCCGAGTTTGCGGACGCCGACGGCAACGTGCTGTTGAGCGCGCGCGACATCCGGCTGGTGCGCCGGGTGCTGCGCGACTACCGGTTCCGCGCGTCCAGCGCGGCGCATACATTGGAATTGTGGGAAGATGTCTGCCGGGGCGAGGATGCGTTTGTCCGGCCGTTCAAGCCGCTGGCGGACAGGACGCTCGACACGGTGTTTGCCTGCGAACCCTGCCTGTTTGCGGGCATGGCTCTCTGGCACTTTGAGAGCGCGTGGGAGGACGGTCCGTTCACCCACGAGGCCAGGCGGCTGGTGGCCGCCATGAAGCAGTTTCCCCGTATCTCCCAGCGCGTCATCCCCCCCGCCTGTCTGCTGCGGGAGTTTCTGGGCGGCAGCCTGTACCTCAACAAAAAGACCATCCGCCGCCGCCGCGGGTACGGTTCGCGTCCGCATGCGGCCGGGCAGGCACCTGCAACGGGCGGCTGA
- a CDS encoding zinc ribbon domain-containing protein, which produces MGLLEDAVITAKGAVDFAGKKTGEIVELSRLKISAAEIEGKIKNLYESLGRSVYNAAKSETDATTLVKEKTTQIDTLLVDLSAVQDKIGELREEKKCASCGTANPQDANYCKKCGTQL; this is translated from the coding sequence ATGGGACTGTTGGAAGATGCGGTCATCACGGCGAAAGGCGCCGTGGATTTTGCCGGCAAAAAAACCGGTGAGATCGTAGAACTTTCCCGCCTGAAGATCTCGGCTGCCGAGATTGAGGGCAAGATCAAGAACCTGTATGAATCACTGGGCCGTTCCGTCTACAACGCGGCAAAATCGGAAACCGACGCCACCACGCTGGTAAAGGAAAAAACCACTCAGATCGACACCCTGCTCGTCGATCTTTCCGCCGTGCAGGACAAGATCGGCGAATTGCGCGAAGAGAAAAAGTGCGCATCCTGCGGCACCGCGAACCCACAAGACGCCAATTACTGCAAAAAATGCGGCACACAGCTTTAA
- a CDS encoding purine-nucleoside phosphorylase, giving the protein MGHAEHARRAAETIRDASPLRPQTAVVLGSGLGGFVSAVRDAVELPYADIPHFPCATAPSHAGRLLIGTLAGRPAYVFSGRFHYYEGLSFKRAAFYVRVLHALGVRDLLLTNAAGLINLDFAPGDLMLVRDHINFSGQSPCRGRNLDTLGERFFDMSDAYSGELRALAHAAAEETGVPLREGVYAYMTGPQYETPAEIRALGILGADAVGMSTVPEVIEAAHCGLRTLCISCLTNYGAGLSPDPLRGDEVNENAAARAGDLSALLLAILARL; this is encoded by the coding sequence ATGGGTCATGCAGAACATGCGCGCCGCGCCGCCGAGACCATCCGGGACGCTTCCCCCCTGCGCCCGCAGACGGCCGTGGTGCTTGGCTCCGGGCTGGGCGGGTTTGTGTCCGCCGTGCGGGACGCCGTGGAGCTGCCATATGCGGACATTCCGCATTTTCCGTGTGCCACGGCGCCGTCCCATGCGGGCCGGCTGTTGATCGGCACGCTGGCGGGCCGGCCGGCCTATGTGTTTTCGGGGCGCTTCCATTATTACGAAGGGCTGTCGTTTAAGCGCGCCGCGTTTTATGTACGCGTCCTTCATGCGCTGGGGGTGCGCGACCTGCTGCTCACCAACGCGGCGGGGCTCATCAACCTGGATTTCGCCCCCGGCGACCTGATGCTGGTGCGCGACCATATCAACTTTTCGGGGCAGAGCCCGTGCCGTGGTCGCAATCTGGACACGCTCGGCGAGCGCTTTTTTGATATGTCGGACGCATACAGCGGCGAGCTGCGCGCGCTGGCGCACGCGGCCGCGGAGGAAACGGGCGTGCCGCTGCGCGAGGGTGTCTATGCGTACATGACCGGGCCGCAGTATGAAACGCCCGCCGAGATCCGGGCGTTGGGCATTCTGGGCGCGGACGCGGTGGGCATGTCCACCGTGCCGGAGGTGATCGAGGCGGCGCACTGCGGCCTGCGCACGCTCTGCATCTCCTGCCTGACCAATTACGGCGCGGGTCTTTCGCCCGATCCGCTGCGCGGCGACGAGGTTAATGAAAACGCCGCCGCGCGCGCGGGGGATTTGTCCGCCCTGCTTCTGGCAATCCTTGCGCGGCTGTAG